Proteins encoded in a region of the Pseudomonadota bacterium genome:
- the lpxK gene encoding tetraacyldisaccharide 4'-kinase produces SGPTVVAVDRPAGAKLLVSLGADVVIMDDGFQNPSLIKDLSLVVVDGKSGFGNGRLIPAGPLRESVKNGLDRADAIVLKGEAGDDVMDTLQASGKPVLRARTVPLPSIPMHSRRVLAFAGTGRPTRFFDTCTALGANIVETRPYPDHYPYTTQDLVTLADRAKALRALLVTTAKDAARLPRSFCRNICIVEQTVEWAAPQDLDTLLASVFAP; encoded by the coding sequence GTCCGGGCCGACTGTCGTCGCGGTCGACCGCCCGGCCGGGGCGAAGCTGCTTGTCAGCCTCGGGGCCGACGTCGTCATCATGGACGACGGGTTCCAGAATCCCTCGCTGATCAAGGACCTGTCCCTGGTTGTGGTGGATGGCAAATCCGGCTTTGGCAACGGCCGCCTGATCCCCGCTGGCCCCTTGCGCGAAAGCGTGAAGAACGGACTGGACCGGGCAGACGCCATCGTCCTGAAAGGCGAGGCCGGCGACGATGTCATGGACACCCTGCAGGCCAGCGGTAAACCCGTCCTGCGGGCCAGGACCGTTCCCCTCCCCTCCATACCGATGCACAGCCGGCGCGTTCTCGCCTTTGCAGGAACGGGGCGGCCGACACGATTCTTTGACACCTGCACGGCCCTTGGCGCGAACATAGTGGAAACCCGGCCGTATCCGGACCACTATCCCTATACAACACAGGATCTGGTAACCTTGGCGGACAGGGCAAAAGCGCTGCGCGCCCTTCTGGTCACCACAGCCAAGGACGCGGCGCGTCTGCCCCGCAGCTTTTGCCGGAATATCTGTATTGTGGAACAGACTGTGGAGTGGGCTGCCCCGCAGGATCTGGACACACTTCTGGCCTCTGTGTTTGCACCATGA
- a CDS encoding lauroyl acyltransferase — MSPLSRYIRHVIEAAAAWTACIVFGLLPLDVASALGGWLGRCLGPILKGNHVALHNLALAMPELSPDERQKVVRDMWDNLGRVLAELPHLGRLDRAGQERIEITGADHAAEALARGKGVLFLSGHLGNWELSTLAARKQGADIAVVYRPPNNSLVEGLVRRMRRAGASWQIPKGSAGLRELVSILGKGGTVGLLVDQKVSAGIPVPFFGRPAWTAPAPAALALRFDCPIILARVERLNGARFRVTVLPPLDLPRTGDTAADVLAIMTRINATLEGWIRERPSQWLWLHRRWPESGKRNKG, encoded by the coding sequence ATGAGCCCTTTGTCCAGATATATCAGACATGTCATCGAGGCCGCCGCTGCCTGGACAGCCTGTATCGTGTTTGGCCTTCTGCCCCTGGATGTGGCTTCGGCCCTGGGAGGCTGGCTGGGCCGGTGCCTGGGACCCATCCTGAAAGGCAACCATGTGGCGCTGCACAATCTGGCGCTGGCCATGCCGGAGCTGTCCCCGGATGAAAGACAGAAGGTGGTTCGGGACATGTGGGACAACCTGGGCCGGGTGCTGGCCGAACTTCCCCACCTGGGCCGGCTGGACCGGGCCGGACAGGAGCGGATCGAGATCACGGGCGCCGACCATGCGGCGGAAGCCCTGGCCCGGGGCAAAGGTGTCCTTTTCCTGTCGGGACACCTGGGCAACTGGGAACTGAGCACCCTGGCAGCCAGAAAACAGGGCGCAGATATTGCCGTTGTCTACCGCCCCCCCAATAATTCCCTGGTGGAAGGGCTTGTGCGACGGATGCGTCGCGCCGGCGCCAGCTGGCAGATCCCCAAGGGCAGCGCCGGCCTGCGTGAACTTGTTTCCATTCTGGGCAAGGGGGGAACGGTGGGCCTTCTGGTGGACCAGAAAGTGAGTGCCGGCATTCCGGTTCCTTTCTTCGGCCGGCCGGCCTGGACAGCCCCCGCTCCGGCCGCACTGGCCCTGCGCTTCGACTGCCCCATCATCCTGGCGCGGGTAGAGCGGCTGAACGGCGCCCGGTTCCGCGTCACCGTCCTGCCACCCCTGGACCTGCCCCGCACCGGCGATACAGCAGCAGATGTCCTAGCCATCATGACCCGGATCAACGCGACGCTGGAAGGCTGGATCCGCGAACGGCCAAGCCAGTGGCTGTGGCTCCACCGCCGCTGGCCTGAATCGGGGAAGAGGAACAAGGGGTAG
- the sufC gene encoding Fe-S cluster assembly ATPase SufC: MLTIANLHVSVGEKPILKGLSLAVKAGEVHAIMGPNGAGKSTLGHVLAGREGYTVTGGAVTFRDHDLLALKPEQRALQGLFLAFQYPVEIPGVPTTTFLKAAVNARRRGRGEKELDALEFLKLAREKAKLLGMTDDMLKRAVNVGFSGGEKKRNEALQMALLEPALAILDETDSGLDIDALRIVADGINRLRSPNRAMIVITHYQRLLDYIVPDHVHIMAQGRIVRSGGPELARELEDRGYAAFGT; encoded by the coding sequence ATGCTGACCATTGCCAATCTGCACGTTTCCGTGGGCGAAAAGCCTATCCTGAAGGGCCTGTCCCTGGCCGTAAAAGCCGGGGAGGTGCACGCCATCATGGGTCCCAACGGGGCCGGCAAATCCACGCTGGGCCATGTGCTGGCCGGGCGGGAAGGGTATACGGTCACCGGTGGCGCCGTGACCTTCCGGGACCATGACCTTCTGGCCCTGAAGCCGGAACAACGGGCCTTGCAGGGCCTGTTTCTGGCGTTCCAGTACCCCGTGGAGATCCCCGGTGTCCCCACCACCACGTTCCTGAAGGCCGCCGTCAACGCCCGCCGCAGGGGCCGGGGGGAGAAGGAGCTGGACGCGCTGGAATTCCTGAAACTGGCGCGGGAGAAGGCGAAACTTCTGGGCATGACCGATGACATGCTGAAACGGGCTGTCAACGTGGGCTTTTCCGGCGGCGAGAAAAAGCGCAACGAGGCGCTGCAGATGGCCCTGCTGGAGCCGGCCCTGGCCATCCTGGACGAAACCGACAGCGGCCTGGACATTGACGCCCTGCGCATCGTGGCGGACGGGATCAACCGCCTGCGCAGCCCCAACCGGGCCATGATTGTCATTACCCACTACCAGCGCCTGCTGGACTATATCGTGCCCGACCACGTGCATATCATGGCGCAGGGCCGCATTGTCCGCTCGGGCGGCCCTGAACTGGCCCGTGAACTGGAAGACAGGGGCTACGCGGCCTTCGGGACATGA
- a CDS encoding cysteine desulfurase, with translation MTPPPDIARIRADFPVLSRTVHDRPGKPGRPLVYLDNAASAQKPGQVIDAMARFMAHDYANVHRGVHYLSQTATDAFETVRTKVARFINAPSPDTIVFTHSATEAFNLVAQSYGRTFFQAGDEVVLSVMEHHANIVPWQLLQKQVGIVLKVVPTDSAGHLDMDAYAKALGPCTKLVSITHGSNVLGTITPAQQIARLAHDKNIPVLFDGCQAAVHGPVDVQAIDADFYIFTAHKLYGPTGLGVLYGKNPLLKKMPPYQGGGDMILSVSFDGTTFKDPPMRFEAGTPPIVEVIGLGAAIDWVSAIGWPAIQAHEYDLLQYATEKLLAIPGVAIQGRAEGKASIISFTVEGIHPHDLGTLIDRAGVAVRVGQHCAEPLMRHLGVEATTRASFAVYNTRTEADVLADAVLEARKMWKS, from the coding sequence ATGACTCCCCCCCCCGACATCGCCCGCATCCGCGCCGACTTTCCCGTCCTGTCGCGCACGGTGCATGACCGGCCCGGAAAGCCAGGCCGGCCGCTGGTGTATCTGGACAATGCCGCCAGTGCGCAGAAGCCCGGGCAGGTCATCGATGCCATGGCCCGGTTCATGGCGCACGACTATGCCAACGTGCACCGCGGCGTCCATTATCTCAGCCAGACTGCCACCGATGCGTTTGAGACCGTACGGACCAAAGTCGCCCGGTTCATCAACGCACCCTCACCCGACACCATCGTCTTCACCCACAGTGCCACCGAGGCTTTCAACCTGGTGGCGCAAAGCTATGGCCGCACCTTTTTCCAGGCGGGCGACGAGGTGGTGCTGTCGGTCATGGAGCACCACGCCAACATCGTTCCCTGGCAGCTGCTGCAGAAACAGGTTGGCATCGTCCTGAAGGTCGTCCCAACAGACAGCGCGGGGCACCTGGACATGGACGCGTACGCAAAGGCCCTCGGCCCGTGCACAAAACTGGTGAGCATCACCCACGGCTCCAACGTGCTGGGCACCATTACGCCGGCCCAGCAGATCGCTCGCCTGGCCCATGACAAAAATATCCCTGTGCTGTTCGACGGCTGCCAGGCCGCTGTGCATGGACCCGTGGACGTGCAGGCCATCGACGCCGACTTCTATATCTTCACCGCACACAAGCTGTACGGCCCCACGGGCCTGGGCGTACTGTACGGCAAAAACCCACTGCTGAAAAAAATGCCGCCGTACCAGGGCGGCGGCGACATGATCCTGTCGGTCAGTTTCGACGGCACCACCTTCAAGGATCCCCCCATGCGGTTCGAGGCCGGCACACCGCCCATCGTGGAAGTCATCGGCCTGGGCGCGGCGATAGACTGGGTCAGTGCCATCGGCTGGCCCGCCATTCAGGCCCACGAGTACGACCTGCTGCAGTACGCCACGGAAAAGCTTCTGGCCATTCCCGGCGTGGCGATCCAGGGGCGGGCGGAGGGCAAGGCCAGCATCATCTCGTTCACGGTCGAGGGCATCCATCCGCACGACCTGGGCACGCTGATCGACCGGGCCGGCGTGGCCGTACGGGTGGGCCAGCACTGCGCCGAACCCCTCATGCGCCACCTGGGCGTTGAAGCCACAACGCGTGCCTCCTTCGCCGTGTATAACACCCGCACCGAGGCGGATGTGCTGGCTGACGCGGTGCTTGAAGCAAGGAAAATGTGGAAATCCTGA
- the xseA gene encoding exodeoxyribonuclease VII large subunit yields MTDTVAPASNVPEYSVSDLSQALKKTVEDRFGLVRVRGEVSQPKFHTSGHTYLRLKDDRAVIEAVCWKGTHLPVRPEDGMEVICTGRLTTYPGRSQYQLVIENLELAGEGALLKMLEDRRRRLAAEGLFDAARKKPLPFLPSVIGVITSPGGAVFHDILHRLSGRFPCHVLLWPVAVQGQDAAAQIAAAIAGFNAIAPGGPVPRPDLLIVARGGGSLEDLMPFNEEVVVRAAVASSIPLISGVGHEPDITLIDHAADWRAPTPTGAAERAVPEKTALVTTVAELSSRLQTAPLRWLKQGHLRLEALRRGLLTPTALVRLREQAVTSFAGRLHLAARNMVQKRTARWETLSGLLDSCSFHSVLARGYALVRDNQSHVISSAANLKPGQPLSITLKDGTASAVVGNGTVPEKPARKKKRTPPQDQPGLFGGTDPPPSS; encoded by the coding sequence GTGACCGACACTGTCGCCCCTGCCTCCAACGTCCCGGAATATTCCGTCAGCGACCTGTCGCAGGCCCTGAAAAAAACCGTTGAGGACCGGTTCGGTCTGGTGCGTGTACGGGGCGAGGTGTCACAGCCCAAATTCCACACCTCCGGCCACACGTACCTGCGCCTCAAGGATGACCGCGCGGTGATCGAGGCGGTGTGCTGGAAAGGCACACACCTGCCGGTCAGACCGGAAGACGGGATGGAGGTCATCTGCACCGGGCGCCTCACCACCTATCCCGGACGGTCCCAGTACCAGCTGGTGATCGAGAACCTGGAGCTGGCGGGCGAGGGTGCGCTGCTGAAAATGCTGGAGGACCGCCGCCGCCGCCTGGCTGCCGAGGGCCTGTTCGATGCGGCGCGCAAAAAGCCCCTGCCATTCCTGCCGTCTGTCATCGGCGTCATCACCTCTCCCGGCGGCGCGGTGTTCCATGACATCCTGCACCGCCTGTCCGGACGTTTTCCCTGTCATGTCCTGTTGTGGCCCGTGGCGGTACAGGGACAGGATGCAGCAGCCCAGATCGCCGCGGCCATTGCCGGCTTCAATGCCATTGCACCGGGTGGGCCTGTACCGCGTCCCGATCTTCTCATTGTGGCGCGCGGCGGCGGAAGTCTGGAAGACCTGATGCCCTTCAATGAGGAAGTCGTGGTCCGCGCCGCCGTGGCCAGCAGCATCCCCCTGATCTCCGGCGTGGGGCATGAGCCGGATATCACGCTCATCGATCATGCCGCAGACTGGCGTGCGCCCACACCGACGGGCGCGGCCGAGCGGGCTGTTCCGGAAAAAACTGCCCTGGTCACCACAGTTGCTGAACTGTCATCACGCCTGCAGACCGCGCCACTGCGCTGGCTGAAGCAGGGGCATCTGCGGCTTGAGGCCCTGCGCCGCGGCCTGCTGACTCCCACCGCCCTGGTGCGCCTGCGGGAACAGGCGGTCACGTCATTCGCGGGGCGTTTGCATCTGGCCGCCCGGAACATGGTGCAGAAAAGAACGGCCAGATGGGAAACCCTGTCCGGTCTTCTGGACAGCTGTTCGTTTCACAGTGTCCTCGCCCGCGGCTATGCCCTGGTGCGGGATAATCAGAGCCACGTGATCTCATCAGCCGCCAACCTGAAACCGGGACAGCCCCTGTCCATTACCCTGAAAGACGGAACAGCATCCGCTGTGGTGGGGAACGGTACTGTCCCAGAAAAACCGGCCCGGAAAAAGAAGCGCACACCACCGCAGGATCAGCCCGGACTCTTCGGGGGAACAGATCCACCACCCTCATCCTGA